One Pseudorhodoplanes sinuspersici DNA segment encodes these proteins:
- the cysG gene encoding siroheme synthase CysG: protein MNAPRTPSEITPARMAPLARLPVFFSLAEKRVVVAGGSAAAAWKVELLAAAGARVDVFAEDVCEELLTLADQPPAGTVNIYRSRWHDAALHGYTLAIGAFDDNTEATHFHDAARLAGVPCNVIDKPDFCDFSFGAIVNRSPMVVAISTDGAAPVFAQAIRSRIEAMLPAGFARWAQAARSWRDAVKQSGLPFNGRRLFWQNFTRAALQNPNGVPADDNFRTLLQETKQEAPSAERGSVTLVGAGPGDPELLTLRAVRALQSADVILFDDLVAKEVLDFARREARRMLVGKRGHGPSCKQSEINALMVGLAKSGRRVVRLKGGDPMIFGRAGEEIEACRAAGISIEIVPGITAAQGAASRLGISLTHRKAARRVQYITGHGEDGALPSDIDWRSIADPTATTVIYMPKKTLPALVESAIAAGLDPATPALAIAQVTRPDETMISGTIAELGKAQLPAGPTMVMIGKMCASFQSDYRRDMKTAMQTSASP, encoded by the coding sequence ATGAACGCGCCGCGCACGCCGTCTGAGATCACGCCGGCGCGTATGGCGCCACTGGCACGATTGCCGGTGTTCTTTTCGCTGGCGGAAAAGCGCGTCGTTGTGGCAGGCGGCAGTGCCGCGGCTGCCTGGAAAGTCGAGTTGCTCGCAGCCGCCGGTGCGCGCGTCGATGTTTTTGCGGAAGATGTTTGCGAAGAGTTGCTGACATTGGCCGATCAGCCACCGGCTGGCACAGTCAATATCTACCGCAGCCGGTGGCACGACGCGGCTTTGCATGGCTACACGCTTGCGATCGGCGCTTTCGACGACAACACGGAAGCGACACACTTTCACGACGCGGCACGGCTGGCTGGCGTGCCCTGCAACGTGATTGACAAGCCGGACTTTTGCGACTTCTCTTTCGGCGCCATCGTCAACCGCTCTCCGATGGTGGTCGCGATCTCGACCGATGGTGCAGCCCCGGTATTCGCGCAGGCGATCCGCAGCCGCATCGAGGCGATGTTGCCGGCAGGCTTTGCGCGTTGGGCACAAGCGGCACGAAGCTGGCGCGACGCCGTGAAGCAATCAGGTTTGCCGTTCAACGGACGTCGGCTGTTCTGGCAGAACTTCACGCGCGCGGCTCTGCAAAATCCCAACGGCGTCCCGGCGGACGACAACTTCCGGACGTTGCTGCAAGAGACGAAGCAGGAAGCGCCATCCGCCGAACGGGGCTCGGTGACGCTTGTTGGCGCCGGGCCAGGCGATCCGGAATTGCTGACATTGCGTGCGGTACGCGCGCTGCAATCCGCCGACGTCATCCTATTCGACGATCTCGTGGCGAAAGAGGTGCTGGATTTTGCACGCCGGGAAGCAAGACGGATGCTGGTTGGTAAGAGAGGGCATGGCCCGTCCTGCAAACAGTCAGAGATCAACGCATTGATGGTCGGTCTCGCCAAATCGGGACGCCGCGTTGTGCGTCTGAAGGGCGGCGATCCGATGATCTTCGGGCGTGCGGGCGAAGAGATCGAGGCGTGCCGTGCAGCCGGCATCTCAATCGAAATCGTGCCGGGTATCACTGCGGCGCAGGGTGCGGCGAGCCGGCTTGGCATCTCCCTCACCCATCGCAAGGCAGCGCGGCGTGTTCAATATATCACGGGGCACGGCGAGGATGGCGCTCTGCCGTCGGATATCGATTGGCGTAGTATTGCCGATCCGACAGCGACCACGGTCATCTACATGCCGAAGAAGACGCTGCCGGCGTTGGTTGAAAGCGCAATCGCCGCCGGACTTGATCCTGCGACACCCGCGCTTGCTATCGCGCAGGTGACACGGCCGGATGAAACGATGATATCTGGCACGATCGCTGAGCTTGGCAAGGCACAGCTGCCGGCTGGCCCGACAATGGTGATGATCGGGAAAATGTGCGCGTCTTTCCAAAGCGATTATCGAAGGGACATGAAAACGGCGATGCAGACCAGTGCATCGCCGTAA
- a CDS encoding OmpA family protein, with product MSQFDTIIDDVAGRFGLDGAKASTLLRELLKYMTTSPGGIGGFIDKFKTAGLSHEANKWLGKADAAPLTSSQVEQAMGSSTIDMIARKVGIPGGVAAAALGYLTPKVVGKLTPNGVIGSGIPSAVSDFIRTSPSMPAYDLDEAMPYGTAAARQPASSGRWVAPLLGLLALAGLGWYLFSHRAPDQVATAPAPQPAATTSGSGTATAPSAATPSRLTLRNDNGVVTVAGTVRDQATRQSILDTLKKTFGDNAIKGDIAVNANAAPTPWLANLPAALAQMKTPGIQASFEDRTINLAGLNDAERDRIMNSLKSLFGPLGMSLAATDPLMGLISDANNKVTTALAGLGSQFQTKDLLNILNNSIINFPTASAEIPEAGRALLQRAAGPFKQLPAGTVIQISGYTDNTGDPAKNLELSQHRADAVKNALIQSGVNPAMLVAKGYGSADPIASNDTEEGRFKNRRISYQVSDQNRATTGSGK from the coding sequence ATGTCGCAATTCGACACGATCATCGACGACGTCGCCGGCCGGTTTGGGCTCGATGGCGCCAAGGCGAGCACTTTGCTGCGTGAGTTGTTGAAATATATGACGACGTCACCGGGCGGGATCGGTGGCTTCATCGACAAGTTTAAAACCGCCGGCCTCTCGCATGAGGCCAACAAGTGGCTTGGAAAAGCCGACGCTGCGCCCTTGACCTCTTCGCAGGTCGAACAGGCCATGGGTAGCAGTACCATCGACATGATCGCACGGAAAGTCGGCATCCCCGGCGGCGTAGCGGCTGCCGCTCTTGGCTATCTCACCCCGAAAGTAGTCGGTAAGCTGACCCCCAACGGCGTTATCGGCTCCGGAATCCCGAGTGCCGTATCGGACTTCATTCGAACATCGCCGTCAATGCCAGCTTACGACCTGGACGAAGCAATGCCCTATGGCACCGCCGCCGCCAGACAACCGGCATCGTCCGGACGATGGGTTGCGCCTTTGCTCGGTCTGCTCGCACTCGCCGGCCTCGGCTGGTATCTGTTCTCCCATCGGGCACCGGATCAAGTCGCGACCGCGCCGGCACCTCAACCTGCCGCAACGACCTCTGGCAGCGGGACAGCCACCGCCCCATCAGCCGCGACACCGTCACGCCTGACCCTTCGTAACGACAACGGCGTCGTGACAGTCGCCGGCACCGTTCGGGATCAGGCAACACGCCAGTCGATCCTCGATACGTTGAAGAAAACATTCGGCGACAACGCGATCAAAGGCGACATTGCAGTGAATGCCAATGCGGCGCCGACGCCGTGGCTCGCCAATCTTCCGGCGGCTCTTGCACAAATGAAAACACCCGGCATTCAGGCCTCGTTTGAAGACCGCACCATCAATCTTGCCGGACTGAATGATGCCGAGCGCGATCGCATCATGAATTCGCTGAAATCGCTCTTTGGGCCGCTCGGGATGAGCCTTGCGGCCACCGACCCGCTGATGGGCCTGATTTCCGATGCCAATAACAAGGTGACGACGGCGCTGGCCGGATTGGGCTCGCAGTTCCAGACGAAGGATCTGCTCAACATCCTCAACAACTCGATCATCAACTTCCCCACCGCGAGCGCCGAAATTCCGGAGGCCGGGCGCGCCCTTTTGCAGCGGGCGGCAGGACCGTTCAAGCAGCTCCCAGCGGGGACGGTGATCCAGATCTCGGGCTACACCGACAATACCGGTGACCCGGCAAAGAACCTGGAGTTATCGCAGCATCGTGCAGACGCGGTGAAAAATGCGCTGATACAATCCGGCGTAAATCCTGCCATGCTGGTTGCCAAGGGCTATGGCAGCGCAGATCCGATTGCAAGCAACGATACCGAAGAAGGCCGGTTCAAGAACCGCCGCATCAGCTACCAGGTTTCAGATCAAAACCGCGCAACGACAGGTTCGGGGAAATAG
- a CDS encoding 3-hydroxyacyl-CoA dehydrogenase family protein produces MADKTRIAVIGAGLMGHGIAQVFALAGHDVAITDSFTANLDTVKQRVSANLRDLGDDPAATDRITPNADLAEAVRDADYVVEAVLEDLPLKQTLFAEIEKHVRPDTILASNTSVIPITEIMKGLQHRQRALGTHWWNPPYLVPLVEVIGTEWTSPKIIETTMALHKAIGKTPVHVKKDVAGFVGNRLQHALWREAVALVEHGICDAETVDTVIKASFGRRLAVLGPLENADLVGTDLTLAIHKTVLPAIESRPGPSPYLEQLVAEGKLGFKSGEGFRKWTPEQQQELRTKVTRHLKQAR; encoded by the coding sequence ATGGCAGACAAGACGCGCATTGCCGTCATCGGCGCCGGATTGATGGGTCACGGCATCGCGCAGGTGTTTGCGCTTGCCGGTCATGATGTGGCGATCACCGATTCCTTCACCGCCAATCTGGATACGGTGAAGCAACGTGTCAGCGCGAACCTCCGCGATCTTGGTGACGATCCGGCGGCGACAGATCGGATCACCCCGAATGCCGATCTTGCTGAAGCCGTGCGTGATGCGGACTACGTTGTCGAAGCCGTGCTGGAAGATCTGCCGCTGAAGCAGACGCTGTTCGCCGAAATCGAAAAGCATGTGCGGCCGGACACCATCCTCGCCAGCAATACCTCGGTGATCCCGATCACCGAGATCATGAAAGGGCTCCAGCATCGCCAGCGCGCACTTGGCACACACTGGTGGAACCCGCCCTATCTTGTGCCGCTGGTCGAAGTTATCGGCACGGAATGGACATCGCCAAAGATCATTGAAACGACGATGGCTCTCCATAAGGCGATCGGCAAAACACCGGTGCACGTGAAGAAGGATGTCGCCGGCTTTGTCGGCAACCGGCTTCAGCATGCCCTGTGGCGCGAGGCCGTCGCCCTCGTGGAACATGGCATCTGCGATGCCGAAACCGTGGATACTGTGATCAAGGCCTCGTTCGGCCGCCGGCTCGCAGTACTGGGTCCGCTGGAAAATGCCGATCTTGTCGGCACCGACCTGACGCTCGCCATCCACAAAACAGTATTGCCCGCCATCGAGAGCCGGCCCGGTCCTTCCCCCTATCTTGAACAACTGGTTGCCGAAGGAAAACTCGGCTTCAAGTCCGGCGAAGGTTTTCGCAAGTGGACGCCGGAACAGCAGCAAGAGTTGCGCACCAAGGTGACACGTCATCTGAAACAGGCGCGCTGA
- a CDS encoding SDR family NAD(P)-dependent oxidoreductase yields MSETFLKNPLSLFDVRGKTAIVTGASGAFGALAAQVLAGAGANVVIAAGKADELKKTAADCEALGAKVESIALRPSSEANCEKIVKAAVDTFGRLDILVVGSGKNDVSKIVDMAPERFLDVMDANVTQSWLMARAAGKQMLAQGKDGKTSGKIVLMSSARGLLGHPAGYTAYCASKSAVDGITKALGCEWGDTGITVNAIAPTVFRSALTAWMYEDTDKAKDVRKGFLSRVPKGRLGEPSDLAGPLLFLASAASDFYTGHILYADGGYTAG; encoded by the coding sequence ATGTCAGAAACCTTTCTCAAAAATCCCCTCTCCCTGTTCGATGTCCGCGGCAAGACCGCAATCGTTACCGGCGCATCCGGCGCTTTCGGTGCCTTGGCTGCACAGGTGCTCGCCGGTGCCGGCGCCAATGTCGTGATCGCCGCAGGGAAAGCCGATGAATTAAAAAAGACGGCTGCCGACTGCGAAGCGCTGGGCGCAAAGGTCGAGAGCATCGCGCTGCGGCCGAGTTCGGAAGCCAACTGCGAAAAGATCGTCAAAGCCGCCGTCGACACATTCGGCCGTCTCGACATTCTCGTCGTCGGTTCCGGCAAAAATGACGTTTCCAAAATCGTCGATATGGCACCCGAGCGCTTTCTCGATGTCATGGACGCCAATGTCACGCAATCCTGGCTGATGGCGCGCGCGGCCGGCAAGCAGATGCTAGCCCAGGGCAAGGACGGCAAGACGTCCGGCAAGATCGTGCTGATGTCGTCGGCGCGTGGTTTGCTCGGTCATCCGGCCGGGTACACAGCCTATTGCGCATCGAAATCGGCGGTGGATGGCATCACCAAGGCGCTTGGCTGCGAATGGGGTGATACCGGCATCACCGTCAATGCCATCGCGCCGACCGTGTTCCGCTCGGCGTTGACGGCGTGGATGTATGAGGACACCGACAAGGCTAAAGACGTGCGCAAGGGCTTTCTCTCGCGCGTGCCGAAAGGCCGGTTGGGCGAGCCTTCCGATCTTGCGGGTCCGCTGCTTTTCCTCGCTTCGGCCGCATCGGATTTCTATACGGGCCATATCCTCTATGCCGACGGCGGCTATACGGCGGGCTGA
- a CDS encoding cupin domain-containing protein, with protein MIVRRFSDAKPYEAPNHRGYSSLRLFGAEAGGSKEMIVGLSHFLPGGGAGPDASPPEKVYFVISGELTVIVDGKEHVLKANDSCYIGANETREIINRSNEVCTIVVAMLPPRV; from the coding sequence ATGATCGTCCGCAGATTTTCCGACGCGAAACCTTACGAGGCGCCGAACCATCGCGGCTATTCGTCATTGCGCCTGTTCGGCGCCGAAGCCGGCGGATCGAAAGAGATGATCGTCGGGCTGTCGCATTTCCTGCCCGGCGGTGGCGCGGGTCCGGATGCATCGCCGCCTGAGAAGGTCTATTTCGTCATCTCGGGCGAACTGACGGTGATCGTCGACGGCAAGGAACACGTGCTGAAGGCGAACGACAGTTGCTATATCGGCGCGAACGAGACCCGCGAGATCATCAATCGCAGCAACGAGGTCTGTACCATCGTGGTGGCAATGCTGCCGCCGCGCGTCTAA
- a CDS encoding cyclase family protein: MAKIRGIEFEENLHNAMGLEFYNLSHRFGYQSPNWPYFEDVKIERIHYMAKSGVLSQRITTSMHNTTHIDAPAHVVQGTPFIDEVPLPHFFGSGIVVSIPKKKWEPITYDDMEKAAGKIVRPRDVVIVNTGWHHQYEDSEDYFCRAPGFVKSAGEWFVEKQVKVVGHDTQANDHPLATAIGPQRNGPLHPHLAEEYKEWSGGRDWKDDFPEWEPVHRILFNNGILGIENVGGDLDKVTGRRCTFAFFPWNWDRGDGCIIRLVAMIDPKGSYRIESGETFA, from the coding sequence ATGGCGAAGATCCGCGGCATCGAGTTCGAAGAAAACCTGCACAACGCGATGGGGTTGGAATTCTACAACCTGTCACATCGCTTCGGCTACCAGTCCCCGAACTGGCCTTACTTCGAAGACGTGAAGATTGAGCGCATTCATTATATGGCCAAGTCCGGCGTGCTGTCGCAGCGCATCACGACATCGATGCACAACACCACGCATATCGACGCGCCGGCGCATGTGGTTCAGGGCACGCCGTTCATCGATGAAGTGCCGCTGCCGCACTTCTTCGGCTCCGGCATCGTAGTCTCGATCCCGAAGAAGAAGTGGGAACCCATCACCTATGACGACATGGAGAAAGCGGCCGGCAAGATCGTGCGGCCGCGCGATGTTGTCATCGTCAATACCGGCTGGCATCACCAATACGAGGACTCGGAAGACTATTTCTGCCGCGCACCCGGCTTCGTGAAATCGGCCGGCGAATGGTTCGTCGAAAAGCAGGTGAAAGTGGTCGGCCACGACACCCAGGCTAACGACCATCCGCTCGCGACGGCGATCGGTCCGCAGCGCAACGGCCCGCTGCATCCGCATCTCGCGGAAGAATACAAGGAATGGTCCGGCGGTCGCGACTGGAAGGACGATTTCCCGGAATGGGAGCCGGTGCACCGCATTCTCTTCAACAACGGTATTCTCGGTATCGAGAATGTCGGCGGCGATCTCGACAAGGTCACCGGCCGCCGATGCACTTTCGCGTTCTTCCCCTGGAACTGGGATCGCGGCGACGGCTGCATTATCCGTCTTGTCGCGATGATTGATCCGAAGGGTTCGTACCGCATCGAAAGCGGAGAGACATTCGCATGA
- a CDS encoding IclR family transcriptional regulator codes for MTVAAKPISDQTATIEKSQVQVIARAAAIMRALEDTTTGLSLGEIALKVGLARSTVQRIVAALETEKLVVAASPAGRVRLGPTILRLAGSVRTDFATIAKPFLVELSKELHETVDLASIKGDHLVFIDQVIGSQRLRTVSAVGEAFPLYCTANGKAYLAQLDDAQIETLIGKIYKARTPSTLTKLSQLLDDIRAARRDGYAIDREEHALGICAAGVAMRDMLGNYVAISVPVPTQRFESERANICARLLATKRVLEDRFSTVNT; via the coding sequence ATGACTGTCGCCGCCAAGCCCATCTCCGATCAAACCGCCACCATCGAAAAAAGTCAGGTGCAGGTGATTGCGCGTGCGGCAGCGATCATGCGGGCGTTGGAGGATACGACGACCGGCCTCAGCCTTGGTGAGATTGCGCTCAAGGTAGGCCTCGCCCGCTCAACCGTTCAGCGGATCGTCGCAGCACTGGAAACCGAGAAACTCGTCGTAGCGGCCTCGCCGGCCGGGCGTGTGCGGCTTGGTCCGACGATCCTGCGCCTTGCCGGTTCGGTGCGCACCGATTTCGCCACGATTGCCAAACCATTCCTCGTAGAACTCTCGAAGGAACTGCACGAGACGGTCGATCTGGCCTCGATCAAGGGTGATCACCTCGTCTTCATCGATCAGGTGATCGGGTCACAGCGCCTGCGCACCGTCTCCGCCGTTGGCGAAGCATTCCCGCTTTACTGCACGGCCAATGGCAAAGCCTATCTCGCCCAGCTGGACGATGCACAGATCGAGACTCTGATCGGCAAAATCTATAAGGCACGCACGCCGAGCACGTTGACCAAGCTTTCGCAATTGCTCGACGATATTCGAGCCGCTCGCCGGGATGGCTACGCCATCGATCGCGAGGAGCACGCCCTTGGCATTTGCGCCGCAGGCGTGGCGATGCGCGACATGCTCGGAAATTATGTTGCGATCTCAGTGCCGGTACCGACGCAACGGTTCGAGAGCGAACGCGCAAATATCTGCGCTCGACTGCTCGCCACCAAGCGCGTGCTGGAAGACCGCTTTTCCACCGTCAACACATAG
- a CDS encoding amidohydrolase family protein, giving the protein MREVDGGCGHVPGAIRVNGMKKIALEEHFLAPGFEDYWLKTVEDVDPALYSQVLSRLKDFGEQRLGAMETSGIETAILSLAGPGVQVEHDVAVATKRARTANDFLAGEISKQPDRYRGFAHLAVQDAKAAADELERCVRDFKFCGAMINGHTNGLYLDDPAVYPLWERAEALGAVIYLHPADPVSPMPVLDGYRGLKRATWEWTVETGSHALRLVFSGLFDRFPKAKLALGHLGETLPYQLWRFDSRAKLYGVKLKRRPSDYIRENIVVTTSGMFSFEPIDCAIKALGHEHVMYSADYPFENPVEAGAFMNELPLDPKVLEDIAYNNASRLFGIGKTS; this is encoded by the coding sequence ATGAGGGAGGTTGATGGCGGTTGCGGGCACGTTCCCGGCGCCATCCGTGTCAACGGCATGAAAAAGATCGCGCTTGAAGAGCATTTCCTTGCACCTGGCTTCGAGGACTACTGGCTGAAGACGGTCGAGGATGTCGATCCCGCGCTCTATAGCCAGGTGCTGTCGCGGCTGAAGGATTTCGGCGAGCAGCGTCTCGGCGCGATGGAAACATCGGGCATCGAAACAGCAATCTTGTCGCTCGCCGGTCCCGGTGTTCAGGTTGAGCACGACGTAGCCGTCGCAACAAAACGGGCCCGCACAGCCAACGACTTCCTCGCCGGAGAAATCAGCAAGCAACCGGACCGCTATCGCGGCTTCGCCCATCTCGCCGTACAAGACGCAAAAGCGGCCGCCGACGAACTCGAGCGCTGCGTGCGCGATTTCAAGTTCTGCGGCGCCATGATCAATGGCCATACCAATGGCCTGTATCTCGACGATCCGGCGGTCTATCCGCTTTGGGAACGCGCCGAAGCTTTGGGTGCCGTCATCTATCTGCATCCGGCCGACCCCGTCTCGCCGATGCCGGTCCTGGACGGCTATCGCGGCCTCAAACGTGCAACGTGGGAATGGACGGTCGAGACCGGCTCGCATGCCCTGCGATTGGTTTTCAGCGGATTGTTCGATCGCTTTCCAAAGGCCAAACTCGCGCTCGGCCATCTTGGCGAAACCCTTCCCTATCAACTCTGGCGCTTCGACAGCCGTGCGAAGCTCTATGGCGTGAAGCTGAAGAGGCGGCCGTCCGATTATATTCGCGAGAATATCGTCGTGACGACATCGGGCATGTTCTCGTTCGAACCGATCGATTGCGCGATCAAGGCGCTTGGCCATGAGCACGTGATGTATTCGGCCGATTATCCGTTCGAAAATCCGGTCGAGGCCGGCGCCTTCATGAATGAGCTGCCGCTCGATCCCAAGGTCCTGGAAGACATCGCCTATAACAATGCCAGTCGGCTGTTCGGGATCGGAAAAACATCATGA
- a CDS encoding SDR family NAD(P)-dependent oxidoreductase → MSEQDLKGRAAVVTGSGRNIGRAIAHALARKGAAIVVNGSSNKDAVDNVVAEINAAGGKAIGVMADVSKPEETQELIQACADAFGSVDILVSNVGIRRYQAFLEITPDEWDNVLRTNLSSAFYLSRNAIPHMQKNRWGRVIFISGFDGFWGQVTHRAHNITCKAGMHGLAKAIGREFGPDNITANTVVPGAIDTERDWSQYPHQAKQKIESEIPLGRFGDPDEVAAAVAFLASPGGGFISGQATHVNGGHYMI, encoded by the coding sequence GTGTCTGAGCAAGACCTCAAAGGCCGCGCTGCGGTCGTCACCGGATCGGGCCGCAATATTGGCCGCGCCATCGCGCACGCTCTTGCCAGGAAGGGTGCGGCGATTGTCGTCAACGGCTCGTCAAATAAGGACGCCGTCGACAATGTCGTTGCAGAGATCAACGCGGCCGGCGGCAAGGCGATCGGAGTCATGGCCGATGTATCAAAGCCTGAGGAAACGCAAGAACTCATACAAGCCTGCGCCGATGCCTTCGGCTCGGTCGACATCCTTGTGTCGAATGTCGGTATCCGCCGTTATCAGGCGTTTCTCGAAATCACGCCGGACGAATGGGACAATGTGCTGCGCACCAATCTCAGCTCTGCCTTCTATCTCAGCCGCAATGCCATCCCGCATATGCAGAAGAATAGATGGGGCCGCGTCATCTTCATTTCCGGCTTCGATGGCTTCTGGGGGCAGGTGACGCACCGCGCCCATAACATTACCTGCAAGGCCGGCATGCACGGTCTTGCCAAGGCCATCGGCCGCGAATTCGGTCCGGACAATATCACCGCAAACACCGTCGTTCCCGGCGCCATCGATACCGAGCGCGACTGGAGCCAGTATCCGCATCAGGCCAAGCAAAAGATCGAATCCGAAATTCCGCTCGGCCGTTTCGGCGATCCTGACGAGGTTGCAGCAGCCGTTGCCTTCCTCGCCTCTCCCGGTGGCGGCTTCATCTCGGGGCAAGCGACGCACGTCAATGGCGGCCATTATATGATCTGA
- a CDS encoding Bug family tripartite tricarboxylate transporter substrate binding protein has product MTLFNRAARYGVALTGLLLATGAALAQTPDWPTRPVTLIVPYPPGASTDFIARLIRDPLAEKLGQTIVVENRPGAGGTTGAAQVAHSAPDGYTLLVTVNAPVTMNSFMQKNFPYDPMKAFTPVIKVADVVMTLAVNAKLPVTTVQELIDYAKKHPDQKMSFGSAGIGSAHHIAGELLKQKTGLNMVHVPYRGGGPAIQDLVAGHIPISFGTTPAVLPQVQGGTIRVLGLAEEKRSPDLPGVPTIAETVPGVVTYTWVGVFAPAGTPKPIVDRINGIIAEAIKTPESAAKLKTQGATAAGGSPADLEKSMRAEYAHWTKVIPSIGLKPE; this is encoded by the coding sequence ATGACGCTTTTCAATCGCGCCGCGCGTTACGGCGTGGCGTTGACTGGCTTGCTGTTGGCAACAGGCGCGGCCTTAGCGCAGACACCGGACTGGCCGACACGGCCGGTCACCCTCATCGTGCCCTACCCGCCCGGCGCATCGACCGACTTCATCGCACGGCTGATCCGCGATCCGCTGGCCGAGAAACTCGGCCAGACGATCGTCGTTGAAAACCGCCCCGGCGCCGGCGGCACGACGGGCGCCGCGCAGGTCGCGCATTCGGCACCGGATGGTTACACGCTGCTGGTCACGGTCAATGCGCCGGTGACAATGAACTCCTTCATGCAGAAGAACTTCCCATACGATCCGATGAAGGCGTTCACGCCGGTGATCAAGGTCGCCGATGTCGTGATGACGCTGGCAGTGAATGCAAAACTCCCGGTCACGACCGTGCAGGAGCTGATCGATTACGCGAAGAAACATCCCGATCAGAAGATGAGCTTCGGCAGCGCCGGCATCGGTTCGGCGCATCACATTGCCGGCGAACTGCTGAAGCAGAAGACTGGCCTCAACATGGTGCACGTGCCTTATCGCGGGGGCGGTCCAGCCATTCAGGATCTCGTCGCCGGTCACATCCCGATCAGCTTCGGAACGACGCCAGCGGTGCTGCCGCAGGTCCAGGGCGGCACCATTCGCGTGCTCGGCCTTGCCGAAGAGAAACGCTCGCCCGATCTGCCAGGTGTACCGACCATCGCGGAAACGGTGCCGGGCGTCGTCACCTACACATGGGTCGGCGTGTTCGCACCGGCCGGAACGCCGAAGCCGATCGTCGATCGGATCAATGGCATCATCGCAGAGGCGATCAAGACACCGGAATCCGCCGCCAAGCTGAAGACTCAAGGCGCAACGGCGGCCGGCGGTTCGCCTGCGGATTTGGAAAAATCCATGAGAGCCGAATACGCCCACTGGACAAAGGTCATTCCTTCTATCGGCCTCAAACCGGAATAG
- a CDS encoding enoyl-CoA hydratase-related protein, giving the protein MSSDGLAHLLVERPEPGLMVVRFNRPEVHNALNTATSEDLLKVFGKLAFTRGDLRCVILTASGEKAFSAGGDLKERQGMTDDAWRAQHAIIEEAAYSIINCSVPVIAAVNGVAFGGGCELALCCDFIYAARHARFALPEVTRGIMPGAGATQNLPRAVGVRRAKQIIMSGLPFTAEQAYEWGMVNEICDAAELMPQVLSLARTICDNAPISVRQIKKAINVSTQTDLTTGLAFEVQCYERMISTEDRHEGVLAFNEKRKPQFKGR; this is encoded by the coding sequence ATGAGCAGTGACGGGCTGGCGCATCTTCTGGTCGAGCGGCCTGAACCCGGCCTGATGGTCGTTCGGTTCAACCGGCCGGAGGTGCATAACGCGCTGAACACCGCGACCTCGGAAGACCTGCTGAAAGTGTTCGGCAAACTTGCCTTCACGCGGGGCGATCTGCGTTGCGTGATCCTCACGGCATCCGGCGAGAAAGCCTTCAGCGCCGGCGGCGATCTGAAGGAACGTCAGGGCATGACTGACGATGCCTGGCGCGCGCAACACGCCATCATTGAGGAAGCGGCTTATTCGATCATCAATTGCTCGGTGCCGGTGATTGCGGCGGTCAACGGCGTCGCCTTTGGCGGCGGCTGCGAACTCGCCTTATGCTGCGACTTCATCTACGCCGCGCGGCATGCACGCTTTGCCTTGCCGGAAGTCACGCGCGGCATCATGCCCGGTGCCGGCGCGACGCAGAATCTCCCGCGTGCCGTTGGTGTCCGCAGAGCCAAGCAGATCATCATGAGCGGGCTGCCCTTCACCGCAGAGCAGGCCTACGAATGGGGCATGGTCAATGAGATCTGCGATGCGGCCGAACTGATGCCGCAAGTGCTCTCACTCGCGCGCACCATCTGCGACAATGCGCCTATTTCAGTCCGCCAGATCAAAAAGGCGATCAATGTCTCAACGCAAACCGATCTCACGACCGGCCTTGCCTTCGAGGTGCAATGCTACGAGCGCATGATCTCGACCGAAGATCGGCATGAAGGCGTTCTGGCCTTCAACGAGAAACGCAAGCCGCAATTCAAAGGGCGCTGA